From the genome of Impatiens glandulifera chromosome 9, dImpGla2.1, whole genome shotgun sequence, one region includes:
- the LOC124916296 gene encoding taxadiene 5-alpha hydroxylase-like, with translation MDVVLLTAILLFSLSFISLLRRGKVQNLPRGSLGWPVIGETLSFLKAQKTDSGANWIDDRVKRYGKVFKTSLMGAPTIVIVGQAGNKFILGSDEDILVAQQPKTLSTIAGKNNIFELTGSRYKLIKGAMLSFLKPESLQNYITEMDEMVTNLLNTETEQSDTLQTVAFMKKITYNIACTVLFGFRETQTREDFSEDIRIAFAAVWSLPLNLPGTAFRRGLKARSRIVERLRPIMRTRRDGLEKGILDANSDVMTSLLSLRDEKGELLKEEYVVDNFITLLIASHDTSAILLSLMVWKMSTDKDVYNRVLEEQMEILRGKGGVEESLRWTDIQKMKYTWRFAQEIMRVIPPVFGSFRKAIKDTTFGSFDIPKGWQVFWVSHGTHMDEDIFENATKFDPNRFVNQSKPVPPYAYVPFGGGLHSCIGNEFARVESLISIHKLVTMFEWSLVHPNEVITRQPMPYPSMGLPIKLKPRL, from the exons ATGGATGTTGTTCTCTTAACAGCAATTCTACTATTCTCcctttctttcatttccctTCTCCGAAGAGGAAAAGTTCAAAATCTTCCTCGCGGATCTCTGGGCTGGCCGGTGATTGGGGAGACATTGAGCTTTTTAAAGGCTCAAAAGACCGATTCTGGCGCAAACTGGATTGATGATAGGGTGAAGAGATATGGAAAGGTGTTCAAAACCTCGTTAATGGGTGCGCCCACCATAGTCATTGTGGGTCAAGCCGGTAACAAGTTCATTTTGGGTTCGGACGAGGATATCCTCGTCGCCCAACAGCCTAAAACATTGTCAACTATTGCAGGCAAAAACAACATATTTGAACTCACAGGTTCAAG GTACAAATTAATAAAAGGGGCAATGTTAAGTTTCTTAAAGCCAGAAAGCCTACAAAACTACATAACTGAAATGGATGAAATGGTCACAAACTTGCTAAATACAGAAACAGAACAATCCGACACACTTCAAACCGTTGCATTCATGAAGAAGATAACTTACAACATAGCTTGCACAGTTCTGTTCGGTTTTCGCGAAACACAAACCAGGGAAGATTTCTCCGAAGACATAAGGATAGCCTTCGCCGCAGTCTGGTCCCTTCCACTGAACCTCCCTGGAACCGCCTTTCGTCGTGGCCTGAAAGCACGGTCGAGGATTGTTGAAAGGCTGAGGCCGATCATGAGGACTAGGAGAGATGGACTCGAGAAAGGGATATTAGATGCTAACAGCGACGTGATGACGAGTCTCTTATCGTTGAGGGATGAGAAAGGGGAGCTGTTAAAAGAAGAATATGTTGTGGATAACTTCATCACCTTGTTGATTGCTAGCCATGATACTTCTGCTATTCTTTTGAGCTTGATGGTTTGGAAGATGTCCACGGACAAGGATGTTTATAACAGAGTGCTGGAAG AGCAAATGGAGATTCTGAGAGGGAAAGGAGGAGTCGAGGAGAGTTTAAGATGGACGGATATACAAAAGATGAAATATACGTGGAGATTTGCTCAAGAGATAATGAGAGTCATTCCTCCTGTATTTGGTAGCTTTAGGAAGGCAATTAAAGATACAACCTTTGGATCTTTTGACATTCCTAAAGGCTGGCAG GTATTTTGGGTATCACACGGAACTCATATGGACGAGGACATATTTGAAAACGCAACAAAATTTGACCCAAATCGATTCGTGAACCAGTCAAAACCAGTTCCTCCATATGCTTACGTTCCTTTTGGTGGAGGGCTACATAGTTGTATAGGAAACGAGTTTGCTAGAGTGGAGAGCTTGATTAGCATCCATAAGTTGGTGACTATGTTTGAGTGGTCGCTGGTGCACCCTAATGAAGTGATCACTCGACAACCCATGCCTTACCCATCCATGGGTCTACCTATCAAGCTCAAACCAAGACTTTGA